In Candidatus Zixiibacteriota bacterium, the genomic stretch TGATTCTGGACCCGGTATACCCGAAGAGATACAGAATAGAATCCTGGAACCGTTTTTCAGCACCAAGACTGCTGACAAGAAAAAAGGATCCGGGCTCGGGCTCAGCATTGTCCATGCTGTAATAGAAGACCATCATGGTTACCTGGACTGGAAAAGCAGTCCCGAGCAAGGCACCAGCTTCTATGTTTACCTGCCGATCACCAGGGACAAGATCCACAAGTCAGTTACCGAAAACCTCAGGGGAGGCACCGAAAGACTGCTGATTGTCGATGATGACAGGATTCAGCGTAATGTGGCCGCCAACCTGCTGGAAAAGCTCGGTTATAATGTCGCCACTGTCGCCAGTGGTAAAAAGGCCATTGAGTATGTCAAAAACTTCAGGCAGGACCTGATTATCCTCGATATGATTATGCCGGATGGCATGGATGGAACTGAGACTTACCGTAAGATCCTTGAAATCTACCCCGATCAACCAGCTCTGGTCATGACAGGTTACGCCGAAGCCGAAAGAGTCAAACTGGCGTTGTCCATGGGAGCTTCGAAAATATTGCGCAAACCTCTCACGCTCCAGGTACTCGGTCAGGCCGTCAGGGAAATTCTTGACAAGAATCCCAAGACTACTGCCAAAGTCTGAATCGGTATGAAGTACAGCGAAAATAATTCTTGACATTACCGCCGATACTTATACTTTATTATTGTATTACACTATCTCGTAATTTAATCGTGAGGTCTTCGCTAGTACCGTATTTGCTACTGCGTCGCAATATGCGATTTATGTCCAATCAATCCTGAACCCCAAATAAGGGAGGAGTTATGGTTTCACGTGGAGGCCTGTCCTTTTCTCGCCACGGAATCTACAGCCTGGTATTGACAGCAGTGGTGCTTTTTATCTCTCAAATGTTTTTCATGCCTCTTCAGGCACAGCCCTCGAGCAATATCAGGGTCATGATAGGAAATGCCGACTGGGTGCCCCTGGGAGATTCAGCCATCATCCCGGTTACGATCGAGCATAACCTGATGTTTCCCGAGCTGGTCGGTTTTGAACTCGATGTCGCCTACGAGGAAGCCCCTCTCGATTTCTCCGGCGCGATCGAAGGTGACCTGCTTACTGATTGTGGCTGGGAATACTTCGAATACCGCAAACTTGGCGACGGTTTAATCAGGCTGACAGCAATAGCGGACATTCTTAATTCCACCAATCCAACCTGTAACCTGATCCAGAATTCGGGCAATCTTGCTTACCTGGTGTTTCATGTGACCACAGACAATCAATGGGAATGTCACACCTCGCCGGTTAAATTTAAGTGGCTGGATTGTGCCAGCAATTCGTTTGTCAACGGTGGTGGCGACACGATTGTTTACTCTGACAGGGTATATTCTCACAACTGGCATTTCGGTGTATATGAGGAGATTCAACAGGATGATGAGTTTCCGACCTCTTTCGGCACACCGGATTCCTGCATGGGGCTGGGCGGTAATGTAACAATCCGGCTGGCCGATTTCGTCAACGGTTATGTCGATATACTCTGTAGCGATACCATTTCTAATCGAGGGGATCTTAACCTTAACCAGATTGCCAATGAAGTCGCTGACTGGGTTATTTATTCAGCATACTTTTTGCTGGGGCTGAATGCATTCACCCTCGATGTCGAGGCACAGACAGCCGCTAGCGATATCAATGCCGACGGTCTGACTTTGACGATGAGAGACTTTATTTACCAGTTGCGGATAATAATCGGCGATGTCCCCCCGATCCCCAAACGTTTTTCCGCGCCGGGCTCGGATACTGCCATTTTCATTCAGGATCTGTCCGCAAACACTGTTATTTTAAATTATCCTGACAGCCTGGCGGGGGCACATCTGGTTTTCAGCGGTGATGTTGATCCCGATCAGGATTATGCGGGACCAGATAATACTCCGATATCTGCCGAATTTCAATACGATACTACACGTGTGCTGATCGCCCCAGATTTTGCCACACCTCCTGAAGAATCGATGATTTCTTTTGGTGCGGGACAATTATTCAGCTATACCGGCGATGGTTATCTGCTCAGTGTCGATGTCGCTGATTATACCGATAAGTCGATACCTGTAAAGATTGAGTATGTCGGAATAGAGTATATCTGCGGCGATGTCAATGACGATCATGAAGTCGATGTCGGTGACATAGTCTACCTGATCGCCTATATCTTCAGCAACGCTTCGGAACCAAATCCTTATGAGAGTGGCGATGTCAATTGCGATATGACTATTAATCTTCTCGATGTCGTTTACCTCGTGTCCTACGTATTTCGCGACGGGCCGATTCCATGTGCTGATTGCCGTTAGAAATCAAAAACTATTACAACCGCCCGTATGAAACCGGGCGGTTTTTTTATGCCAATTGTGCTTGCAGTGTGAATTGCTATTAATTACCTTTTCGCTAAATTCAGTTAAATCTATGGAGCATGAATGAAACCAAAGATAAGATTTCTTGAAGAGAGTTTGATCGAGGAAATAATAAGTGAAGCTTATGCTATCTTGTGTGAACTTGGAATCGAAATTCACAACGAAGAAATTCTGAAAATGCTGGCCGACCACGGCGCGGATATCCGTCTGGACAATATGCGCGCGACTTTCACAGAAGATATCATCAACCAGGCATTGACTTCGGCACCCTCGTCTTTCAAGCTTTACGACGTTTTCGGTCAGGAAGCAGTCGACCTCTCCGATGGTCCGGTCAATTTCACACCCGGTTCAGCCGCGATCAACCTGCTCGATGATTCCCGTGCAGAAATTCGCAAGCCAGACACAGCCGACTATATTCGATTTTCGCGATTGATGAACCACATGGAAAATATCGCTTCCACCAGCACAGCTTTCATACCGGCTGATGTCGAGGCTAAAATATCCGACAGCTATCGTCTTTACCTGAGCCTGAAGTACTGCACCAAGCCGGTTGTGACCGGAGCATTTACAATCGATGCCTTTGAGGTCATGAAGGATCTGCAGGTTGCGGTACGGGGGAGTGCCGAGGATTTGGCGCTCAAACCGTTGACTGTGTTCTCATGCTGTCCAACCTCGCCCTTGAAATGGAGCGATGTCACTTCGCAGAACCTCGTCGACTGCGCGAATTTCAAAATTCCGGTCGAGTATATCGCCATGCCCCTGGCAGGTTTTATGGCACCGGTAACCTTGGTGGGAACGCTCGTCCAGCATACCGCCGAAACCCTCAGCGGATTGGTTATCAGTCAATTGACAAATCCCGGAACGCCCGTGCTGTATGGCGGTTCGCCGGCTATATTTGATATGAGATACGAAACAACACCGATGGGCGCTGTCGAAACTATGATGATCGACTGCGCTTACAATGAAATCGGTAAATATCTCGACCTGCCGACCCAGGCCTATA encodes the following:
- a CDS encoding response regulator, producing the protein INQQLLTLGRRGHYNQEPVNINLIVKHVLDQVYDKPDKLKIETDLQEDLLNVMGGRSQIFRVISNLVNNARDAMPEGGSLNIRTKNIYVDQSSGYYNKVKTGEYVCLTISDSGPGIPEEIQNRILEPFFSTKTADKKKGSGLGLSIVHAVIEDHHGYLDWKSSPEQGTSFYVYLPITRDKIHKSVTENLRGGTERLLIVDDDRIQRNVAANLLEKLGYNVATVASGKKAIEYVKNFRQDLIILDMIMPDGMDGTETYRKILEIYPDQPALVMTGYAEAERVKLALSMGASKILRKPLTLQVLGQAVREILDKNPKTTAKV